From a single Vitis vinifera cultivar Pinot Noir 40024 chromosome 18, ASM3070453v1 genomic region:
- the LOC100242108 gene encoding caffeic acid 3-O-methyltransferase, with amino-acid sequence MSSNRLDSYPMSKLQFEGEDEEELGKLAVRLANGIILPMALKSALELNLIEILAGAGDGAFLSPSEIAAYLPARNPDAPVLLDRVLRLLASYSILKCSLRTLDNGEVERLYGVGPICKFLTRNPDGGSIGPLFLLHHDKVFMESWYHLNDAILEGGIPFNRAYGMTAFEYPGTDQRFNRVFNEAMSNHTTLIMKRILQIYKGFEGLKVLVDVGGGIGVTLRIITSEYPQIKGINYDLPHVLADAPSYPGVEHVGGDMFESVPKGDAIFMKWILHDWSDEHCLKLLTNCFEALPDNGKVIIVESILHVAPENTVSANIPFEQDLLMLAQNPGGKERTQKEYETLAIKSGFSCCKVICSVYNSWVMEFHKTAHP; translated from the exons ATGAGTTCCAATCGATTGGACTCATACCCCATGTCCAAACTGCAATTTGAgggagaagatgaagaagaactGGGCAAGTTGGCCGTTCGCTTGGCCAACGGCATCATTCTTCCGATGGCTTTGAAATCGGCTCTGGAGCTTAACCTCATCGAAATTTTGGCCGGAGCCGGCGACGGCGCGTTCCTCTCTCCCTCCGAGATCGCGGCTTACCTTCCCGCCCGGAACCCCGATGCGCCGGTCCTGCTGGACCGGGTTCTGAGGCTTCTCGCCAGCTACTCTATTCTCAAGTGCTCTCTGCGGACCCTTGACAATGGTGAAGTGGAGAGATTGTACGGCGTTGGACCCATTTGCAAGTTCCTCACCCGGAATCCAGACGGTGGGTCGATTGGTCCTCTGTTTCTGTTGCACCACGACAAGGTCTTCATGGAGAGCTG GTACCACTTGAATGATGCTATACTGGAAGGAGGAATTCCCTTCAATCGGGCGTACGGAATGACAGCGTTTGAATACCCAGGAACAGATCAAAGATTCAACAGGGTGTTCAATGAGGCAATGTCAAATCATACTACGTTGATAATGAAGAGGATACTCCAGATTTACAAAGGGTTTGAAGGCCTCAAAGTGTTGGTTGATGTGGGAGGTGGTATTGGGGTCACTCTCAGAATCATCACTTCAGAGTATCCTCAGATTAAGGGCATCAATTATGATCTACCTCATGTTTTAGCAGACGCCCCCTCTTATCCTG GTGTGGAGCATGTTGGGGGAGATATGTTTGAGAGTGTTCCCAAAGGGGACGCCATTTTTATGAAG TGGATTCTTCATGACTGGAGTGATGAGCACTGTCTGAAGCTTCTCACCAACTGCTTTGAAGCTCTCCCTGATAACGGGAAGGTGATCATCGTGGAATCCATTCTTCATGTGGCTCCAGAGAACACAGTCTCAGCCAACATTCCTTTCGAGCAAGATCTACTCATGCTGGCTCAAAACCCTGGAGGAAAAGAAAGGACCCAGAAGGAGTATGAGACCTTGGCCATAAAATCAGGATTTTCTTGCTGCAAGGTCATCTGCAGTGTTTACAACAGCTGGGTTATGGAGTTCCACAAGACAGCACATCCATAG